The DNA window GTGAAATGTAGCTTTCATTTATGTAGTATACTCCAAAGGTTCAACAAAATGCTCAAGTCAGGCTTCAGCCATTATAGGTGTTGAGATAGCCTTCTTGATCTCTTCAATTAGACATACGTCCGCCATGGgccttattttctttctttttatgaaatttaaatGCTCTTAGACGTTTATTTAGCAGCTTAAAGGACAGAAATGTGTTGCAATTTCTCTTTAGGTTTGCAGATGGTAAAGATCATTAATCGCTCTGCTGTATTGACAGTTCTTGAAACAAATTACAGCCAAAATAACTTACTTGACATTGTAAAGAAACCTGCTCAAGAAATACAGATCGAATAAGGTTGATTCCTCATATGGTCATTCAATTAATAGTTGCCAACTCAGAAAGTCACTTTTCTTCTTGATTCCAATTTTCTGAGATAATAACTACTAGTTGCATGATTAACTCAGATCTAATAAGGttttctgaaaattttcaatataGAAGTCCATGGCATGGCAATTAACAGACATAAAGAAGTTAGCTAAGCTCGAAAACTTTCATTAGTAAGCAAAGACATTTTCTCTGTAGTTTCTAGAGCTTAATAGGACCAAGACGTCACATTTAACTGTTGACATTGATGAATGTCTGTGGAAGTGATAACTCATTATACATGTCCATGAAATACCTGTCAACAATGTCAAGGTAAACTGGACATTTTAGGTAAGAGTAATAGTAGAGAACTTCTTTTATGTCCATCATTTGATCCAAATCTTCCTCATCCATCATCTCTAGTTCCTTCATCTTCTGTACTAATACCTCACCTTTACTTGTGTTTCGAAGGAATGCATCTTCCATTTTTTCTCTCTGTTCTTTCATTGTGTTGTTTACTGATTCTTCGCGAATGCTCTTTCTCTGTGGAACTTCGTTTTGGTTACTACATTCCCATTGTTGAGGAAAGTCTCTGTAGAAATCATCCAATTCCTGAATAATGCTGTTAGGAATTCGGTTGCTACGAGAGAAGAAGGGATTGAAGTGACAAACTTTAGGTAACTTGTGGTGACTTTTAAAGAGTAATGAATTGAGATTATGTAGTGTTTTGAAGAAGAGGTTCTTGGTCttttgaaaggttttcttaaGGAGCATTTGTGGCTTTCTGTACAACATCCCCATGTGGCTTTTATCTTTCTCTATCTTCTTATCAAGAGATAATGCAACTTGTTTCCCTCCTTAAATTTTAGATGTCGAAATAGTTTTCAACAGTACTGATGAAAGTGATGGGGACAAGggcattctcttctttttttttctctcgaCTTCCTTGCTTTAATTGTGTTCCCCAATATATCTTTCCCTTTTGATATTTTGGCCAACTTGTGTGCACTTCGACTAGTGTACTCTAAGTACATGCTATGGTATTTTGGCCAACTTGTGTGCTTCGACTTATGTACTCCGAGTACATGCTACCTCTCACCAACAAGATTTCGGATTACTCTATCTACCAAGGTTTAGGTAATTAAATTAGAAGAAATCACCTGATATTTTTTCGATTTACTAGGAATTCGGACCCTTTGTCTCCGAGGAGCGGCCTCATCCTAATATATCTTTTCTATTTGCGTGATATTCTTTTGACTATAATGCTGCTGAAAGTGTTGCAGCAttcattataaagaaaaagggaaagttGATCGGTGAGTTGGAGGATGCTTAAAGTGATTATTACCTATAATTAAGCATACCTAAATTACATTCAGTACAGTTTGAGACAACTGGGCCCCAAGTAATACATGAAATAAGGCCATAATTTCCCTTTAATCGAGTAATAAGTACTGTCTGTATCAATTGTATCAAGtgcttttttttaaattaaagagcTGTCTTTTGGGACCCTATCTATAAAAAGATTGGTATAATGTTGGTTGAATAGGATAAGAGGCCAAAACTGACGGAAATGAGATGAGCCTCGTCTTAATACCTCTGCTGAAGGAAAcctccttttttttaataattgtgGCGTCCGTATCAACTTGTATGCATCTCGACTAATTCCACAAAGTACCTACTACCTCCCACTAACTAGCACATGTATGATGTATGTTAATGTGTCTACCAAGACTTGTACAAATAGAAAGAACTCCCCTGATATTTTTTGCTTCCGCTGGAATTTTTGACCTGAGGACTGAGACCTAGTGGTTAATGAAGTGGGTGAAGGAAACCTCTTCTTCTCTGTAATCTGTTTGAGGAAAACTACAGCAGTTTTGTAAGTCATGACTACAGCTGAATCATAAAATTGCAATAATTTTACTCTGTATCTTTTGTTACACTGATAATTAGAAGGTTCACGAGTTTGGCAGTAAAGCTGCGGATatcatacaacaacaataagcAAAGTGCAGACCAATTTTGATCAGTGCACACGGGAATTCAGTTAAACATATATAAcaatcatgaaaatgatttggcagattaattcaatatataatttatcattGCTGTACATCCCAAAATTAGTGCATCAATTTTAGTTGATACAAAAGGTTCATCCCTGTTTAAACCCACAACCTATTAACATAAACAACCAATGCCTCAATACATTCTTCATGAGGTCTGCAGATTTGGCCACGACCTCTTACTGGTTGTCCTCTTTGCCTTTGTGGAGCTTGAAGAATTGATGCAGCAGCCTCTGGAGTTCTCCATAATTCTTTGTTCCAGAAACAAGACGACCTTTAATCCACTGGGGGAGCTTGTTGGTTGAGTGTGAGGAGCTTCTTTCAGAAGGATCATATGTATAGCGTTTATCAACTAATAGGATGGCAGCATAGTCGTTAATATGCCGAATTGCTCTACCTACAGCAGATGATTGAAAAGCACTGGAATATGAAAATCCACATAAAGCATATGAATAAGCTAAAGGACTATTGACAGTGGTTGTTCATTATATCAAAGATTAAGTTATATTTAAGGATCAAGATATCTATATTGCAGCTAGCTGGAGGGTTTCTAGGAGTAAAGGAGTCTCTGAGATCTTAGTTAACAGGGGGGGAAATAGTTGAAAGAGAaccttttcataattttttttggttctaGTCCATGCATAAATGTTTATCCGAAGACAAGTTGGATACAGCACTCACCAATTGATTGATTCACAGCTTTCATGCAAAGATTCTCATAATACTGCTTCCCTCTATGCCTGCAGCTTTTTAGGATGTCAAGCCCAGCTTGAGCATCTCCATTATACCAGCTCCTTTCAGCCTGAAATTTGGTGTTCTTACCACTAGAAGTATCAAATC is part of the Solanum stenotomum isolate F172 chromosome 8, ASM1918654v1, whole genome shotgun sequence genome and encodes:
- the LOC125874827 gene encoding uncharacterized protein LOC125874827 encodes the protein MGMLYRKPQMLLKKTFQKTKNLFFKTLHNLNSLLFKSHHKLPKVCHFNPFFSRSNRIPNSIIQELDDFYRDFPQQWECSNQNEVPQRKSIREESVNNTMKEQREKMEDAFLRNTSKGEVLVQKMKELEMMDEEDLDQMMDIKEVLYYYSYLKCPVYLDIVDRYFMDMYNELSLPQTFINVNS